One part of the Mytilus trossulus isolate FHL-02 chromosome 11, PNRI_Mtr1.1.1.hap1, whole genome shotgun sequence genome encodes these proteins:
- the LOC134690176 gene encoding mucin-2-like: MPVPMCDISQNEFECSDGTCISEDWFCDGYEDCEDGGDELETICKVCDISQNEYECNDGTCIPADWFCDGNDDCQDGGDEPEAICKACGKSQNEFKCSDGTCIHAHWVCNGNDDCEDGGDELETICQGCFIGDKDAFKCDDGICIHKNWICDNFPDCSQNEDEINCQETETTQNKLTTIGYNYTSLGKTTKPVIKTTNEVTETTKSMRTTNDHLIIKDFQTTTSLSLTTTDQSTTIIDKEQPTTEHSTTLIDLVQHTKDHSTSIIDIVQQTTDQSTTIIDIEQPTADHPTKEHTTTIIDIVEPTKEHTTSIIDIVEPTKEHTTTIIDIVQPTTDHTTTIIDIVEPTTDHTATNIDIVEPTKEHAATIIEVVEPTKEHTATIIDIVQPTTDHTTTIIDIVEPTKDHTTTIIEVVEPTKEHTTTIIDIVEPTKEHTTTIVDSVEPTKEHTTTIIDIVEPTKEHTTTIVDIVELTKEHTTTIVDIIEPTKEHSTTIVDIVEPTKEHTTTIVDIVEPTKEHTTTIIDIVEPKKEHTTNSIRVAQQTTDHTNIITDIKQTTADITIASMDIAPQTTDNTDVITDMVQTTADITIASMDIAPQTTDNTDVITDMVQTTADITIASMDIAPQTTDNTDVITDMVQTTADIVIASINIAQDTTDITKTIKDMKQQTTSHTVASISHVGVKHQTTDHTNNITGTKEPTTDQTTTIIDTIEPTTYQTTTIIDTIEPTTDQTTTIIDTKEPTTDQTTTIIDTIEPTTDQTTIIIDTIEPTTDQTTTIIDTIEPTTYQTTTIIDTIEPTTDQTTIIIDTIEPTTDHTTTIIDTKEPTTDQTTTIIDTIEPTTDHTNTITDTIEPTTYQATTIIYTKEPTTYQTTTIIDTKEPTTDQTTTIIDTIEPTTDHTNTITDTIEPTTYQATTIIYTKEPTTYKTTTIIDTKEPTTDHTTTIIDTIEPTTYQATTIIDTIEPTTDQTTTIIDTIEPTTDQTTTIIDTIEPTTDHTTTIIDTKEPTTDQTTTIIDTIEPTTDHTNTITDTIEPTTYQATTIIYTKEPTTYQTTTIIYTIEPTTDQTTIIIDTIEPTTDHTNTITDTIEPTTYQATTIIYTKEPTTYQTTTIIDTIEPTTDQTTIIIDTIEPTTDQTTTIIDTIEPTTYQTTTIIDTIEPTTDHTNTITDTIEPTTYQATTIIYTKEPTTYKTTTIIDTKEPTTDHTTTIIDTIEPTTYQATTIIDTIEPTTDQTTTIIDTIEPTTDQTTTIIDTIEPTTDHTTTIIDTKEPTTDQTTTIIDTIEPTTDHTNTITDTIEPTTYQATTIIYTKEPTTYQTTTIIYTIEPTTDQTTIIIDTIEPTTDHTNTITDTIEPTTYQATTIIYTKEPTTYQTTTIIDTIEPTTDQTTIIIDTIEPTTDQTTTIIDTIEPTTYQTTTIIDTIEPTTDQTTIIIDTIEPTTDQTTTIIDTIEPTTDQTTIIIDTIEPTTDHTTTIIDTIEPTTYQATTIIDTIEPTTDQTTTIIDTIEPTTDQTTTIIDTIEPTTDHTTTIIDTKEPTTDQTTTIIDTIEPTTYQATTSINYVQQTVYHTTNNSFGVLQTTDHTTTKIDVGQQITTIGDVSSFQGIKEAQHGNCYTLFVSFLVLV, translated from the exons atgccagtaccaa TGTGTGACATATCACAGAATGAGTTTGAGTGTAGCGATGGTACTTGTATATCTGAAGACTGGTTTTGTGACGGTTATGAAGACTGTGAAGATGGTGGTGATGAGCTAGAAACTATTTGCAAAG TGTGTGACATATCACAGAATGAGTATGAGTGTAACGATGGTACTTGCATACCTGCAGACTGGTTTTGTGACGGTAATGATGACTGTCAAGATGGTGGTGATGAGCCAGAGGCTATTTGCAAAG CATGTGGAAAATCTCAGAATGAGTTTAAGTGCAGCGATGGTACTTGCATACATGCACACTGGGTTTGTAACGGTAATGATGACTGTGAAGATGGCGGTGACGAACTTGAAACTATTTGTCAAG GATGTTTTATAGGAGACAAAGACGCATTCAAGTGTGATGACGGGATATGTATTCATAAAAACTGGATCTGTGATAACTTTCCTGATTGTTCGCAAAATGAGGATGAAATAAATTGTCAAG AAACTGAAACAACACAGAATAAACTAACAACAATCGGTTATAATTACACTAGTCTCGGCAAAACGACCAAGCCTgtcataaaaacaacaaatgagGTGACAGAAACGACAAAATCAATGAGAACAACGAATGACCATCTGATTATTAAGGATTTCCAGACTACAACAAGTCTTTCATTGACAACAACAGACCAATCCACCAccattattgataaagaacaacCAACAACAGAACACTCAACTACACTCATTGATTTAGTACAACATACAAAAGACCACTCAACTTCCATCATTGATATAGTACAACAAACAACAGACCAATCGACTACCATCATTGATATAGAACAACCAACAGCAGACC ATCCGACAAAAGAACATACAACTACCATCATTGATATTGTAGAACCGACAAAAGAACATACAACTTCCATCATTGATATTGTAGAACCGACAAAAGAACATACAACTACCATCATAGATATTGTACAACCGACAACAGACCATACAACTACCATCATTGATATTGTAGAACCGACAACAGACCATACAGCTACCAACATTGATATTGTAGAACCGACAAAAGAACATGCAGCTACCATCATTGAAGTTGTAGAACCGACAAAAGAACATACAGCTACCATCATTGATATTGTACAACCGACAACAGACCATACAACTACCATCATTGATATTGTAGAACCGACAAAAGACCATACAACTACCATCATTGAAGTTGTAGAACCGACAAAAGAACATACAACTACCATCATTGATATTGTAGAACCGACAAAAGAACATACAACTACCATCGTTGATAGTGTAGAACCGACAAAAGAACATACAACTACCATCATTGATATTGTAGAACCGACAAAAGAACATACAACTACCATCGTTGATATTGTAGAACTGACAAAAGAACATACAACTACCATCGTTGATATTATAGAACCGACAAAGGAACATTCAACTACTATCGTTGATATTGTAGAACCGACAAAAGAACATACAACTACCATCGTTGATATTGTAGAACCGACAAAAGAACATACTACTACCATCATTGATATTGTAGAACCGAAAAAAGAACATACTACCAACAGTATTCGTGTCGCACAACAAACAACAGACCACACAAATATCATCACAGatattaaacaaacaacagcagacATTACAATAGCTAGCATGGATATCGCACCACAAACTACAGACAACACAGATGTCATCACTGACATGGTACAAACAACAGCAGACATTACAATAGCTAGCATGGATATCGCACCACAAACTACAGACAACACAGATGTCATCACTGACATGGTACAAACAACAGCAGACATTACAATTGCTAGCATGGATATCGCACCACAAACTACAGACAACACAGATGTCATCACTGACATGGTACAAACAACAGCAGACATTGTAATAGCTAGCATTAATATTGCACAGGACACTACAGATatcacaaaaacaataaaagatatgaaacaacaaacaacatcCCATACAGTTGCTAGCATTAGTCATGTTGGTGTCAAACACCAGACAACAGACCACACAAACAATATAACTGGTACAAAAGAACCAACAACAGACCAGACAACTACTATCATTGATACAATAGAACCAACAACATACCAGACAACTACTATCATTGATACAATAGAACCAACAACAGACCAGACAACTACTATCATTGATACAAAAGAACCAACAACAGACCAGACAACTACTATCATTGATACAATAGAACCAACAACAGACCAGACAACTATTATCATTGATACAATAGAACCAACAACAGACCAGACAACTACTATCATTGATACAATAGAACCAACAACATACCAGACAACTACTATCATTGATACAATAGAACCAACAACAGACCAGACAACTATTATCATTGATACAATAGAACCAACAACAGACCACACAACTACTATAATTGATACAAAAGAACCAACAACAGACCAGACAACTACTATCATTGATACAATAGAACCAACAACAGACCACACAAACACTATAACTGATACAATAGAGCCAACAACATACCAAGCAACTACTATCATTTATACAAAAGAACCAACAACATACCAGACAACTACTATAATTGATACAAAAGAACCAACAACAGACCAGACAACTACTATCATTGATACAATAGAACCAACAACAGACCACACAAACACTATAACTGATACAATAGAGCCAACAACATACCAAGCAACTACTATCATTTATACAAAAGAACCAACAACATACAAGACAACTACTATCATTGATACAAAAGAACCAACAACAGACCACACAACTACTATCATTGATACAATAGAACCAACAACATACCAAGCAACTACTATCATTGATACAATAGAACCAACAACAGACCAGACAACTACTATCATTGATACAATAGAACCAACAACAGACCAGACAACTACTATCATTGATACAATAGAACCAACAACAGACCACACAACTACTATAATTGATACAAAAGAACCAACAACAGACCAGACAACTACTATCATTGATACAATAGAACCAACAACAGACCACACAAACACTATAACTGATACAATAGAGCCAACAACATACCAAGCAACTACTATCATTTATACAAAAGAACCAACAACATACCAGACAACTACTATCATTTATACAATAGAACCAACAACAGACCAGACAACTATTATCATTGATACAATAGAACCAACAACAGACCACACAAACACTATAACTGATACAATAGAGCCAACAACATACCAAGCAACTACTATCATTTATACAAAAGAACCAACAACATACCAGACAACTACTATCATTGATACAATAGAACCAACAACAGACCAGACAACTATTATCATTGATACAATAGAACCAACAACAGACCAGACAACTACTATCATTGATACAATAGAACCAACAACATACCAGACAACTACTATCATTGATACAATAGAACCAACAACAGACCACACAAACACTATAACTGATACAATAGAGCCAACAACATACCAAGCAACTACTATCATTTATACAAAAGAACCAACAACATACAAGACAACTACTATCATTGATACAAAAGAACCAACAACAGACCACACAACTACTATCATTGATACAATAGAACCAACAACATACCAAGCAACTACTATCATTGATACAATAGAACCAACAACAGACCAGACAACTACTATCATTGATACAATAGAACCAACAACAGACCAGACAACTACTATCATTGATACAATAGAACCAACAACAGACCACACAACTACTATAATTGATACAAAAGAACCAACAACAGACCAGACAACTACTATCATTGATACAATAGAACCAACAACAGACCACACAAACACTATAACTGATACAATAGAGCCAACAACATACCAAGCAACTACTATCATTTATACAAAAGAACCAACAACATACCAGACAACTACTATCATTTATACAATAGAACCAACAACAGACCAGACAACTATTATCATTGATACAATAGAACCAACAACAGACCACACAAACACTATAACTGATACAATAGAGCCAACAACATACCAAGCAACTACTATCATTTATACAAAAGAACCAACAACATACCAGACAACTACTATCATTGATACAATAGAACCAACAACAGACCAGACAACTATTATCATTGATACAATAGAACCAACAACAGACCAGACAACTACTATCATTGATACAATAGAACCAACAACATACCAGACAACTACTATCATTGATACAATAGAACCAACAACAGACCAGACAACTATTATCATTGATACAATAGAACCAACAACAGACCAGACAACTACTATCATTGATACAATAGAACCAACAACAGACCAGACAACTATTATCATTGATACAATAGAACCAACAACAGACCACACAACTACTATCATTGATACAATAGAACCAACAACATACCAAGCAACTACTATCATTGATACAATAGAACCAACAACAGACCAGACAACTACTATCATTGATACAATAGAACCAACAACAGACCAGACAACTACTATCATTGATACAATAGAACCAACAACAGACCACACAACTACTATCATTGATACAAAAGAACCAACAACAGACCAGACAACTACTATCATTGATACAATAGAACCAACAACATACCAAGCAACTACAAGCATTAATTATGTACAACAAACAGTATATCACACAACTAACAATAGTTTTGGCGTATTACAAACAACAGATCACACAACAACCAAGATTGATGTCGgacaacaaataacaacaattGGTGATGTCTCATCTTTTCAAGGAATCAAAGAAGCACAGCATGGTAATTGCTATACATTATTTGTGTCGTTTCTCGTTCTTGTATGA